Proteins encoded within one genomic window of Haematobia irritans isolate KBUSLIRL chromosome 5, ASM5000362v1, whole genome shotgun sequence:
- the pirk gene encoding poor Imd response upon knock-in yields the protein MGVRVFESNEDVLSDDDSNTCCSCSQMSSSATSTTTTTSGINNASNTNPQHAANSYWDIVDNCKEVSLETNTSNLRIVGNNNRIYITHNTGNLILIGNNTRLKVKNNHGLIKYTGNDGRISLGNESTQQIVDYIGCNGTLKIVNSMKFSKTKKCPSTKSKIPVSKKHCKATSTMKADCCICNKKNKHNKLVVNPPEENSSPLTENTKTSDNKNHKSKEKSHSYGGPSSHGDNHQWETFRNLHKNSMPNLNCSKYLCEKIEDACRNKPIHTKNIVQTIGNIVISNASNICISPYVRNITSPA from the coding sequence ATGggcgtaagagtttttgaaagcAACGAAGATGTTTTATCCGATGATGACAGTAATACATGCTGCAGTTGCTCTCAAATGTCATCAAGtgcaacatcaacaacaacaactacaagtGGTATCAACAACGCTTCTAACACCAACCCTCAGCATGCTGCAAATTCCTATTGGGACATAGTGGATAATTGTAAAGAAGTTTCATTGGAAACAAATACTTCCAACTTGCGTATTGTTGGTAATAACAATCGTATTTACATAACGCATAATACggggaatttaattttaattggtaaTAACACAAGACTGAAAGTAAAAAATAACCATGGTCTAATCAAATACACCGGAAATGATGGTCGCATAAGTCTGGGCAATGAATCAACACAACAAATAGTCGATTACATTGGTTGTAATGGTACATTGAAAATtgtaaattctatgaaattttctaaaactaaaaaatgtccGTCCACTAAAAGTAAAATCCCAGTTAGCAAAAAGCATTGTAAAGCAACGTCAACGATGAAAGCGGATTGTTGCATTTGCAACAAGAAGAACAAGCATAATAAACTAGTCGTAAACCCTCCTGAAGAGAATTCGTCACCACTGACTGAAAACACAAAAACATCTGACAACAAGAACCACAAATCCAAAGAAAAATCTCATTCATATGGAGGACCAAGTTCCCACGGAGATAACCATCAGTGGGAGACGTTTAGAAATTTGCACAAAAACTCTATGCCAAATTTAAATTGCTCCAAATACTTATGTGAGAAAATAGAAGACGCCTGCCGCAATAAACctattcacacaaaaaatattgtacaaaCTATTGGAAACATTGTTATATCGAATGCATCTAATATTTGTATATCACCCTATGTTAGGAATATTACGTCTCCagcataa